Below is a genomic region from Ziziphus jujuba cultivar Dongzao chromosome 7, ASM3175591v1.
GTAGCAGAAAGTAGAAGATGCGAGAGGTTGAggcaaaaaaaacaaagcagttgtttggccatttgtttctaaaacaaatccagaaaacaaattaaagaaaaaaaacaaaattaggaaAACATCAAAAAGATGTTTCCACCTGTTCTCTAACCTTCGCCACTTGACTATTCTCTCACCATCGCCGCTCGACTTTGTTTTAGTTTATTTGGAGCTCAATGACGATGATTACTCCaattctctctctgttttttcaTCATCGTCTTTGAGGATTGCTCTGCAACAGTTTATGGAATGTTTTCTGAGCTTTTCTCATGCCCCTCCCACTACTTCTATCTTGCGTCGATCGGTGACCCACGCTTCAAAGACAAACAGAAATGGTTGGCTGAGAGCTAAACTTCACGAGGATGATGACCCATTACTCCGAGCCGCCACTAATGTCGTTTCTCTTCGCTTTCAGGAGACCCATCGACCAGGCAATTAATCCCCCATTTGCCAATTTTTAACGTTTTACTATTTTTGTTCCTATTTAGGCAATTTAATAATTAGTTAAGCTCAGCCCTGTTCCTTAATGTCGATATTGAAGCATTATCTTCTGAAACATTGTCCATGTCATTTTAAGTATGTATCTCATTTATGCTTTGTAAATGCAGAGCCTTTTTTGTTGATCTGTACGTTGGTTGCTTTGTTAGTCCTCATATTCAGATGGGTATGAGGAAATCTCTGCACCCCTATTGCATAGCAACTAAGTTCATTGATGATAAGTTGCTCCGTACAGTGAACCATATTGATGGACTTAAGCAGGTACTTTGTTAATCCAAGGATTGGCTAAAAAGACCAGTTTCTCTATttcattttgagattttaatggTATTCTCCTCATTTTGCAGGTGTTTTGCTATCAGATGGCATGGATACTCGGCCATATAGGCTCCAGTTTCTCTATTTCATTTTGAGATCTTAATggtattttccttcattttgtAGGTTGTTTTGCTATTAGATGGCATGGATACTCGGCCATATAGGCTTAGTTGGCCAACTTCAACCATCATATTTGATGTTTCTCCAGAAAGGGTATTTAAAAGAGCAGCTAAAAAGCTTGAAAGGTTCGTAGtgtgtatattatataaattcaaaatgtCGTTGCTTTTGCATGTGCTGCAAATGATTGAAACAAgacctttgctttttttttttttttctttttcatgaagCTTCTGTTAATTATAGAATTGCTATGAATTTTGACAATTTAGGCATCTTTTAGCATGCCTGTGTCTTTTTTGAGTAAGCGTTGCAGCATGCATTGATAGTgttttttctgcaatttttaTTAGGTGTTGGCGCTAAGCTTCCAAGAAGTTGCTTGTTCCTCCATGTTCCATTAAAGTCTTCCAATTTGCAGCAAAGTCTACGTGCTAAAGGCTTTAATGGTAATCAGCCTAGTATATGGGCCATCCAGGTAGTTAAGGCATTCAACATCTGCGATCATTGGTTCTATATCCTGTTCCTTGGAAAACAAATTATGTTAGAGAAAAGTAGTCATTTTACGGTGTTACTATAGGGTCTACCTCTAATGACTTTGAGAAGTTTTGAAGCGATATTGCTCGTTGTAAGTTGTTTGGCTATGAATGGAAGTTTTTTCGTGGGAGAACTGCCTTCTTGGTTGCAGAATACTGACATAGGGATCAAGGTAAGTTGTCTTATTTACAAATGGTATTTTCTTTCTTCGTTAAGAAAGATAACGGCCAGATGTATTGTCCCTAGTGCAATCTACAACAGGGGAATGGATGGAAAAGCTATTCAAGAGCAATGGGTTCTGGGTGGACATGGTTATCCATAAGGGTGTTGCAAAGAGTTTAGGGAAGGATCAAGCatccattaaatttaaaatttcctaGTAGCAACAATTCattatattatgtatatgtatatattatatttcaatatattttatattatatatatgtatataattcattaatatataattcaatatattatagctacatattatatatataaagttatttgtatgaaaggaaaaaaaaaaaaaacaaatgtaaccaaaaaaaaaaaaaaaaacaaaagactgtttaaaaacatgtaaccaaacatgttttctgttttttggtgttgaaaactgttttcaaacaTCAATGGCCAAACGCTCATTGTTTTCATTAAACAAgagaaaacaattttctatttttatttctagaaacaatgtttcaaaaacagaaaacaaaaaacatgacCAAACAGGCCCAAAAAGTCTGCTAGAAAAGAGGGGTGCGACAGGCgagagagaaggaagaagaaaaaaaaaaaaagaaaaaaaaaaaagaaaaaaaagaaaaaagagagatctAAAAATAAAGGTGAGAacgtaagaaaaaaataaaaccaaattaatttttataaaatataataattatttaaaatacatttgttttcatttttctttttgtaatctattgttttattaatataaaatatatttttaatttttccgaGGAGATAAgacaaattttaactttaaaaatttttaacaataattttcagTTAAATTTAATGGAAATTGTTTAACTTCAGGagatattgttaaattttttcaaattattggattttttttatataaaaataaaccaCAAGCAGCCTATATAATATTAACCATAAAACAaaacatttaaataataaactttATATTTAAAGTTATAAGTAATtatgttagaaaaataatttgtagcaggttttgtaatgaaaattagttttttctattgtatatcaaaattatttattagatattttaaaaatttatatgtaatgtttttttcaataagaaaactgTATTTGATCTATTAAATtcactttttaaatattaattaaatggattatgttatttttagttCCAAATTTGTCTATTTATTGTTGTTAGATCTcagttaacttttatttttttttgaatttattaagtTAATAGATTATTTATTAAGTTGTGTTAGTTTTAAGATTTATTGTGAGAATTATatccatacatacatatatatatatatatatatatatatatatatatattatttgatggatatggatagattttttttgtttgtccatttattggatttattccATTGGAGTGTATGTCgcttactttttatttacatcacttattttccataataattttattattaatttattttaacaataaaattaggcATTGAATAAGTTTGAATAAtgctagtttttatttttcgaaCAATTTCAATCCTGAATAAGGttaagaatttgattttttggataaatcaatatttatgtaaatttgGAAATGATAGATTGCTATTCATGGCTAtagtttttattcaaatttaaaattagtaaaaatggATCTTTCAACATCCAATTAATCAGACACACTATTATTGTTCTACAATGTTTCCTCCTTAATTTTGGTTTctgtcatatttatttatttctctagaaatttcttgttatttatttattttttttacaatctattatctctcttttatttgaatatttaaagttTCTTGTATTTTAAAGGCATTTAagcatatttaatttgattgttctttgtaaattaatacaATCATCCTGATTTTGTTAGATTCatttttgcataatttttattatttttattattatattttctttatttttctaatccAATTTAGAGTGGCATGCCCATACACAAATTGAGTCACCCAAATTATTTGGTGTTCACAAAATACCAAACATATATTTTGGCATGTTGAGTGGGGCCAATCAACTAAAAAGCTGAGATGATTATTTTGACTTTAGAAGCTGCCAAGGACTTTCAAAAATTTCTCTAAGTAATGAACCAATGTACTCAATATATGAAGGAAATCCAATTGCAGCTACAATTCCAACAATTTCAGATGTCCAAGCTACACCATTCCTAGTGCTGGCCCTTCAGGTTGGATTTGTTTAGGTGTTGTCTCCTCAATTTGTACCTATATAAGTACTGATCCCTCAAGATGCATTTGACACAATGTAGGCTGTCCATACTGCATTTAATAGAATGTGCATTAAGGTTGCACCTATTAAAAAGAGACAAGTTGAACATAAAAGATAATTTGTTCAACCTTATGTTTCTCAAATTTTTAGAAATCAAACCTGAACGAGGGACAACAACATATACAAAAAGGCCAAAATCAAAAGAATATCTTCATTGGGATCTCTCAAGGGAGATTTTTCTCATAACCAAAATCTAAGCAGAAAAGGAAAATGCTTTTAAAGCATATATGGTCaaagcatataaaaataataataataataatagaaaaaatggGTATATATTATCCCCCTCCCTTgagatttaagaaaattaaagatcACTCCCTAAGGTTAGGAAAATCGCAGGAACTTCCCCTCTATCCAAAAAATTACTTTATCTTTCCTACATAGTAATTGAATATACAATAATACTTTTGCTTTTGTAATTCCATTGGAAAAAAagtgattttatttattaaa
It encodes:
- the LOC125424223 gene encoding O-methyltransferase 1, chloroplastic, encoding MECFLSFSHAPPTTSILRRSVTHASKTNRNGWLRAKLHEDDDPLLRAATNVVSLRFQETHRPAFFVDLYVGCFVSPHIQMGMRKSLHPYCIATKFIDDKLLRTVNHIDGLKQVVLLLDGMDTRPYRLSWPTSTIIFDVSPERVFKRAAKKLEGVGAKLPRSCLFLHVPLKSSNLQQSLRAKGFNGNQPSIWAIQGLPLMTLRSFEAILLVVSCLAMNGSFFVGELPSWLQNTDIGIKVREWMEKLFKSNGFWVDMVIHKGVAKSLGKDQASIKFKIS